One segment of Cataglyphis hispanica isolate Lineage 1 chromosome 23, ULB_Chis1_1.0, whole genome shotgun sequence DNA contains the following:
- the LOC126858039 gene encoding LOW QUALITY PROTEIN: centromere-associated protein E-like (The sequence of the model RefSeq protein was modified relative to this genomic sequence to represent the inferred CDS: inserted 1 base in 1 codon): MQNIHLNKCSTNITENKDPQNIAEYEINDEVVTLQQQITELNKAIVNLEDAMQIKDTQIENTHREKGRLLAELKKQQRCNRNLKQQLDDERFFYQREKDHFIEEMQRYRTKYTGNMSKFQQQQHKELEHTQDMLEMENKRLEEELVNKNEVIYNTCIKFLRMKHAKDTLRYKLDQLLHEHLLVIAEMMEKLDEARKELNLIVSEKFQEPLPLNKAKFLQVVQKNNRLMYENATLKVQVQQLTQSIEKLKSQIQRPKKINIDAKIIEKLSMQNNTRSTLINKTEKIALLSKLSQPINYFEDAKVTSALYXNMRNIENYDSKKFQTERAQSAPGIVEASAISQQNR; encoded by the exons ATGCAGAATATTCACTTGAATAAATGTTCTACTAATATCACAGAGAACAAAGATCCTCAAAACATTGCAGAATATGAGATAAATGATGAAGTAGTAACTTTACAGCAACaa ATAACAGAATTGAATAAAGCTATTGTAAATTTAGAAGATGCtatgcaaataaaagataCACAAATAGAAAACACACAtcgagagaaaggaagattATTGGCAGAACTAAAGAAACAACAAAGATGTAATAGAAATCTTAAAC aaCAGTTAGATgatgagagatttttttatcaaagggAGAAAGACCACTTTATTGAAGAAATGCAACGGTATAGGACTAAATATACTGGTAACATGTCAAAGTTTCAGCAACAACAGCATAAGGAACTGGAACATACGCAAGATATGTTAGAAATGGAAAATAAGCGACTCGAAGAGGAATTggtgaataaaaatgaagttatatataacacatgtaTAAAGTTTCTTCGTATGAAACATGCCAAGGACACATTAAGATACAAATTGGACCAGCTTTTACATGAGCATCTGCTAGTAATAGCAGAAATGATGGAAAAGTTAGATGAGGCGAGAAAAgaacttaatttaattgtatcagAGAAATTTCAGGAACCATTGCCCCTCAATAAAGctaaatttttacaa gttgtacaaaaaaataatagattgatGTATGAAAATGCGACATTAAAGGTACAAGTTCAGCAACTTACACAGAGCAtagaaaagttaaaaagtCAGATACAAAGAccaaaaaagattaatatagatGCTaagattattgagaaattatcaATGCAAAACAATACAAG GTCAACTCTAATCAACAAAACGGAAAAAATCGCTTTACTCTCTAAATTATCTCAACctatcaattattttgaagACGCAAAGGTAACaagtgcattat ataatatgcgaaatattgagaattacgattctaaaaaatttcagacTGAACGCGCTCAAAGTGCACCGGGAATTGTAGAAGCATCTGCAATTTCTCAACAGAATAGATAG